One window of Mechercharimyces sp. CAU 1602 genomic DNA carries:
- a CDS encoding ABC transporter permease — protein sequence MFIWLIILLVPSLIQYNMVKEGYVYFRPVEFYQELLSGFIPLLFPLFMIVIYADNIVSERKHDFILYTRTRIWLPSYIWSKIIVNALMSFVLSFLLVFLPFLFVFYIEPHLSFVTYSPVGTNTLSATTFDQLLSYGTFIYGVTYASWVAVNGVVYATLTMLLVLAIRNPLLSLALPFLWYHISNFVFAILKIEIYSPLFTIFPFGIEQQELWTILIPYSILCLFIGITALYLYKKPYEWMN from the coding sequence TTGTTTATATGGTTAATCATTCTCTTGGTCCCCTCTCTCATACAGTATAATATGGTTAAAGAGGGGTATGTATACTTTAGACCGGTTGAGTTTTATCAAGAACTCCTCTCAGGATTTATCCCTTTGTTATTTCCGCTTTTTATGATTGTAATTTATGCGGATAATATTGTTAGTGAACGTAAACATGATTTTATATTGTATACACGAACACGAATTTGGCTCCCATCTTATATCTGGAGCAAAATCATTGTTAATGCGCTAATGTCCTTTGTTCTATCTTTCTTACTTGTTTTTCTGCCTTTTCTTTTTGTCTTTTATATTGAACCTCATTTATCATTTGTCACATACTCCCCAGTGGGAACGAACACATTATCTGCTACTACATTTGATCAACTGTTATCATATGGAACCTTTATTTATGGAGTGACCTATGCAAGTTGGGTTGCTGTAAACGGAGTAGTGTATGCTACGCTTACCATGCTATTGGTGCTTGCCATTCGCAATCCGCTTCTCTCCCTGGCACTTCCTTTTCTTTGGTACCACATATCAAACTTTGTATTCGCGATACTAAAGATTGAAATTTACTCGCCTCTGTTTACTATATTTCCTTTCGGTATAGAACAGCAAGAATTATGGACCATTCTTATCCCATATTCGATCTTATGCTTATTCATTGGAATAACAGCCCTATACCTCTATAAGAAACCGTACGAATGGATGAATTAA
- a CDS encoding HU family DNA-binding protein, with amino-acid sequence MNKAEFIGKVAEKADITKKDATEAVDAVLGSITDALREGDKVQLIGFGNFEVRERSARKGRNPQTGEEIEIKASKVPAFKPGKQLKDSLN; translated from the coding sequence ATGAACAAAGCGGAATTCATAGGAAAAGTAGCGGAGAAAGCTGACATAACCAAGAAGGATGCCACGGAAGCGGTTGATGCTGTGCTTGGCTCTATCACAGATGCGCTTCGTGAAGGGGATAAAGTGCAACTAATCGGCTTCGGAAACTTTGAAGTGCGGGAGCGTTCGGCACGAAAGGGGCGCAACCCACAAACAGGGGAAGAGATCGAGATAAAAGCAAGTAAGGTTCCTGCGTTTAAACCAGGGAAACAGCTAAAAGACTCGCTGAACTAG
- a CDS encoding MFS transporter, which yields MVFHRKGGLKSSAWRERREVLSIRAYLLYFLGTSISFLGTGMQFIANSWLVLEMTNTSMSVAILLICSTVPGLIVSPFAGVIIDRIDRRKIAYLMDIFRAMVLFSVPALYFVGQLEVWHLYLMAFCLSIGDIIFQPTVIALIREVVPERLLLTANTTTQVTAQAGALIGTGIGGIVVAFYSPIWVMVINGVTFILSAVCLSKMRKNKKVSPSTSSYKLNELWMNYKTDLVDGVHYLKSHRSIVVLYTLLLTFPITLRLINVLLPSFSKYVLEVGADGFGYIDASFAVGGVLGGLYLTTITKSAGRNFTMIAGMGFLGLSILMFAFSSHLWVAIIGYFFIGLTFQVRILYITTIQQTVDNVYQGRVHSVFTTFVTSISLVIYIVMGYLSEVFSQRWLYASHGIFILVVTFIGLMVLRTTKDEVRKPYVKEA from the coding sequence GTGGTATTTCATCGAAAAGGAGGTTTAAAATCTTCTGCTTGGCGTGAAAGGAGAGAGGTTCTTTCTATAAGAGCCTATCTCCTTTACTTTTTAGGTACTTCCATCTCATTTCTAGGGACTGGTATGCAGTTTATCGCTAATAGTTGGCTTGTACTTGAGATGACAAACACGAGTATGTCAGTAGCAATACTTCTCATTTGCTCAACTGTACCAGGGTTGATTGTATCCCCTTTTGCCGGAGTTATTATTGATAGGATCGATAGAAGAAAAATAGCTTATTTAATGGACATATTTCGGGCGATGGTCTTGTTCTCTGTTCCAGCCCTTTATTTTGTTGGACAATTGGAGGTGTGGCATCTTTATCTCATGGCATTTTGCCTTTCAATAGGTGATATCATCTTTCAACCAACTGTGATAGCACTTATTAGGGAAGTGGTTCCTGAACGGTTACTTCTAACTGCAAATACGACAACACAAGTAACTGCACAAGCGGGTGCTCTTATTGGTACGGGTATCGGCGGGATAGTGGTTGCTTTTTACTCACCCATTTGGGTTATGGTTATAAATGGAGTAACGTTCATCCTCTCTGCTGTTTGCTTATCAAAAATGAGAAAGAATAAAAAAGTTAGTCCCAGTACGTCTTCTTATAAATTAAATGAGCTGTGGATGAACTATAAAACAGATTTAGTAGATGGTGTACATTATCTTAAAAGTCACCGATCCATTGTTGTTCTCTATACCCTCCTTTTAACTTTTCCTATCACGTTGCGCCTGATCAATGTATTGCTACCCTCATTTTCTAAATATGTTTTAGAGGTGGGAGCGGATGGATTTGGCTATATCGATGCGTCTTTCGCAGTAGGTGGTGTGTTGGGGGGATTATACTTAACGACTATTACAAAAAGTGCAGGAAGGAATTTTACTATGATAGCAGGAATGGGTTTTTTAGGATTAAGTATTCTTATGTTTGCTTTTTCCTCGCATCTATGGGTAGCTATCATAGGGTATTTCTTTATCGGGTTAACATTCCAAGTGAGAATATTATATATAACAACGATTCAACAAACGGTTGATAACGTGTATCAAGGAAGAGTACATTCAGTATTTACAACCTTTGTTACTTCGATTTCACTGGTAATATATATTGTAATGGGCTACTTAAGCGAAGTGTTTTCTCAACGCTGGCTATATGCATCCCATGGAATATTTATTCTGGTTGTTACTTTCATTGGGTTAATGGTTCTTAGGACGACAAAGGATGAAGTGAGGAAGCCTTATGTTAAAGAAGCATAA
- a CDS encoding ATP-grasp domain-containing protein, translating to MLKKHKRLVFIGTRNDVLEQANQLGIEAILIQKREHLRSHHYKLADRVYVLDTHDATSIISLIKRMHQESPLDGVVSFVEEALITAAQCEEMMGIKRNSVDTVKTLQDKGKMRSLLQLSHFPSCKYRIGSSIKDLYSFPFPFIVKPLDGNGSRDVFVIKSRKDLESLAPIILEKLPTFLLEEYLRGIEVSVESFSFNGKHMVLAITDKVLFPNFVERGHAMPSLLPSRVQYQIIEYVKSFLDLVGLQEGPSHTELFLTPEGPRIVESHNRLGGDKINELYKYAYGENMLTLFLAWTAGIISPWLKPPRATSGAAIRFFAPAPGRVLSISGIERVSQDPSIPFIELKLNEQDTVTEIFHSFDRVGCLIATGENTEDAVTKAESAVQDIKIITEPVRENRI from the coding sequence ATGTTAAAGAAGCATAAACGATTAGTATTTATCGGTACGCGAAATGATGTTTTAGAGCAAGCTAATCAACTTGGAATAGAAGCGATATTAATTCAGAAGAGGGAACATTTACGCTCACACCATTACAAATTAGCTGATCGTGTATATGTATTAGATACACATGATGCTACCTCTATCATTTCGTTAATAAAAAGGATGCATCAAGAATCCCCTCTTGATGGAGTAGTCTCATTTGTTGAGGAAGCATTAATTACTGCTGCCCAATGTGAAGAGATGATGGGTATTAAAAGAAACTCTGTTGACACAGTTAAAACACTTCAAGACAAAGGGAAGATGCGATCTTTGCTTCAGTTATCGCATTTTCCATCCTGTAAATACAGAATAGGATCATCTATAAAAGATTTATACTCGTTTCCCTTTCCTTTTATTGTAAAACCTTTAGATGGGAATGGTAGTCGGGATGTATTTGTAATAAAGAGTAGGAAGGATTTAGAAAGTCTCGCTCCCATTATTTTAGAGAAACTGCCGACCTTTTTGTTAGAAGAGTATTTACGTGGTATTGAAGTTAGTGTAGAGTCATTTAGCTTTAATGGTAAACATATGGTTTTAGCAATTACTGATAAAGTGCTATTTCCCAATTTTGTAGAGCGTGGGCATGCGATGCCCAGTTTACTCCCTAGTAGGGTGCAGTATCAAATCATAGAGTATGTAAAATCATTTTTAGATCTCGTAGGCTTACAGGAAGGTCCATCTCATACAGAACTTTTTCTTACCCCTGAAGGTCCTCGTATCGTGGAGTCACATAATAGATTAGGCGGTGATAAAATTAATGAATTATATAAGTATGCTTATGGAGAAAATATGCTTACGCTGTTTTTAGCCTGGACGGCTGGAATTATTTCTCCTTGGCTTAAGCCACCCCGTGCTACTAGTGGAGCAGCCATCCGGTTCTTTGCTCCTGCTCCAGGGCGAGTTCTTAGTATTTCAGGAATAGAGAGAGTCTCTCAAGATCCGTCGATTCCATTTATAGAATTAAAATTGAATGAGCAAGATACCGTTACTGAAATATTCCACTCTTTTGATAGGGTAGGTTGTTTAATTGCTACTGGGGAAAACACTGAGGATGCAGTAACTAAGGCGGAGAGCGCAGTTCAGGATATAAAAATTATTACAGAGCCTGTTAGGGAAAATAGAATTTAG
- a CDS encoding aminotransferase class I/II-fold pyridoxal phosphate-dependent enzyme, whose protein sequence is MFLSWIERHPRLINAIKDSVDRFGVQYAAARTRAKCDIFDELEEKLNTIFFNSHTVIFNSVGAAHLAVLPVLGSGELPGYSISKKGIKWIVDKTTHASIQILRGILEQFGSFERVSFSDQELINDALKKCRAEGKTPILISDSLGSMGGSNNVVELTKLVKEFEGYFYVDDAHGTSIIGKHGCGYTLHKLGEFSENLILLSSLSKAFGSHGGAASFNNSQTVSTIKKYALNYIFSGPPSLPGIAACVASANIHLSSEITELQAKLKENIQFFDSSVFNVEVKEKTSPIRTIHIGCETEAINTSANLQIQGFLATAAMYPTVPKSQSIVRVAISAAHSKEELKRFADSVNALSKALRGETVC, encoded by the coding sequence ATGTTCTTATCTTGGATTGAACGGCACCCGAGATTAATCAACGCCATTAAAGATTCTGTAGATAGATTCGGTGTTCAATATGCAGCAGCGAGAACCCGCGCAAAATGTGATATTTTTGATGAGCTGGAAGAAAAATTAAACACGATTTTTTTCAATTCACACACAGTTATATTTAATTCAGTTGGTGCTGCGCATCTCGCAGTGCTCCCTGTACTTGGGTCAGGAGAACTTCCAGGTTATAGTATTAGTAAAAAAGGGATAAAGTGGATTGTTGATAAAACAACACATGCATCCATCCAAATACTTAGAGGAATTCTAGAGCAGTTTGGCAGTTTTGAAAGGGTTAGCTTTTCTGATCAGGAATTAATCAATGATGCGTTAAAAAAATGTAGGGCTGAAGGAAAAACCCCCATCCTCATATCAGATTCTTTAGGATCAATGGGTGGGAGCAATAATGTTGTTGAATTAACCAAGCTAGTAAAAGAATTTGAAGGTTATTTCTATGTCGATGATGCGCACGGCACGTCAATAATCGGTAAACATGGATGTGGGTATACGCTGCACAAGTTAGGTGAGTTCAGCGAAAACTTGATCTTGTTGTCATCACTTTCAAAAGCCTTTGGTTCTCATGGTGGCGCTGCATCTTTTAATAATTCGCAAACAGTCTCGACCATAAAAAAATATGCACTAAATTACATTTTCAGCGGCCCCCCTTCATTGCCGGGTATTGCAGCATGCGTGGCATCTGCGAATATACATCTATCGAGTGAAATCACCGAACTACAAGCGAAACTGAAAGAAAATATCCAGTTTTTTGACAGCTCAGTATTCAATGTAGAAGTGAAAGAAAAAACAAGCCCAATTCGCACAATCCATATAGGTTGCGAAACTGAGGCCATAAATACCTCTGCAAACCTTCAGATACAGGGTTTTCTCGCTACAGCAGCCATGTACCCGACGGTACCAAAATCACAAAGTATTGTTCGGGTAGCTATCTCTGCAGCACATTCAAAGGAAGAGCTTAAACGGTTTGCAGATTCAGTTA
- a CDS encoding radical SAM protein gives MNQIPYQKSMGGIVAMLPDGRVELLKPEFEDTITSLHNQDITITDIDFDSYILEESVVDLNKFHLSSPVIAFIEITNLCNLRCKHCYADSAVKRPNEMSTEEIFSLIDQLADMGVLQVFLTGGEVFSHKDAVPIIRHAMSKPFLTQVFTNGLLITEEKLAQLPPGVSFFISFDTADPERTIRGGMDFPKLRKRFEWMDKYGHSLRTAISVHRNNLDDVEEIFQWCVDNGYPRPQWLETHPIGRALLHPDILLQQEDIDKVFDIYKRCMDRFSQGPDDQDLSTADAEDEIYSVQTINFAQRLEEATGQEKCGRSVVYINSSGNTYPCSNCMSNGMYLGGNIKEDPFQLIWEDGFDDFRSITFDDFKSCQNCEIYQSDIWCQFRCPPLAKNVSKDELGCGATEYIKQFMLLTRGYWEERQKNELGLTLIGKRSEY, from the coding sequence ATGAATCAGATTCCTTATCAGAAGAGTATGGGCGGCATTGTAGCAATGCTACCTGATGGTAGGGTTGAACTGTTAAAGCCCGAGTTTGAAGATACAATTACATCTCTACATAATCAAGATATTACTATAACAGATATAGATTTCGATTCGTATATCTTGGAAGAATCGGTTGTGGACTTAAACAAATTTCATCTGAGTTCTCCCGTAATTGCATTTATAGAGATAACAAATCTTTGTAACCTTAGGTGCAAGCATTGTTATGCTGATTCTGCAGTAAAGCGACCGAATGAGATGTCAACGGAGGAGATTTTTTCTCTCATCGATCAGTTGGCTGATATGGGAGTATTACAGGTTTTTCTTACTGGAGGAGAGGTCTTCTCGCATAAAGATGCAGTGCCAATCATTCGTCATGCTATGAGTAAGCCCTTTTTGACTCAAGTATTTACTAATGGATTATTAATTACTGAAGAAAAGTTAGCTCAATTACCTCCAGGAGTTTCATTTTTTATTAGCTTTGATACCGCCGATCCAGAACGTACGATTAGGGGAGGGATGGATTTTCCCAAATTACGTAAACGATTTGAATGGATGGACAAGTACGGACATAGTTTACGGACGGCTATATCTGTTCATCGGAATAACTTAGATGATGTTGAAGAAATCTTTCAATGGTGTGTAGATAACGGATATCCACGGCCTCAATGGCTGGAGACGCATCCCATTGGACGGGCGCTTTTACATCCCGATATTCTTTTGCAACAAGAAGATATTGATAAGGTATTTGATATTTATAAACGCTGTATGGATCGTTTCAGTCAAGGACCAGATGATCAGGATCTGTCTACCGCAGATGCCGAGGATGAGATTTATTCTGTTCAGACTATTAACTTTGCTCAACGTTTGGAAGAAGCAACAGGTCAAGAAAAGTGCGGTCGTTCAGTAGTTTATATTAATAGTTCAGGAAACACTTATCCTTGTAGCAACTGTATGAGTAATGGCATGTATTTGGGAGGAAATATAAAAGAGGATCCTTTTCAATTGATTTGGGAAGATGGCTTTGATGACTTTCGCTCAATTACTTTTGACGACTTCAAGTCATGCCAAAACTGTGAGATATATCAGTCAGATATCTGGTGTCAGTTTCGATGTCCTCCACTAGCAAAAAATGTTTCCAAAGATGAACTAGGTTGCGGTGCAACAGAGTATATTAAACAGTTTATGCTGCTTACGAGGGGCTATTGGGAAGAAAGACAGAAGAATGAATTAGGATTGACTCTAATAGGGAAAAGGAGTGAATATTAA
- a CDS encoding coproporphyrinogen-III oxidase family protein yields the protein MKSHTFTSTGELNLGKLLERHPELQIDRDNYNINVTANYGAKLSSEELFQRYVEHDGYGKPAHLYFHVPLCSYICHFCNYVKKLLPNKEGNDEILNEWTHLLIEESNRYLARVPWLPKARIESFYIGGGTGSLLKAEQLSKIMDHVRENYYLTPDCEISLEGNPDNYQNDELEQAISLGFNRFSVGVQSLQDEVNQFVGRKHDSKMSLDAINKLLATEKPFNVDIMFGLPFQTPQSVANDIRVLCELGVPTITIYRLRNADRQSMGIGNRSLWNVPKHRERLEREGLFPTLDETYQMREAVLQVFLEFGYHPSPCGWWSKPGVYPEGNIPRVSRNKWQRYDSMIAFGPGAYGWLTGGKNEILQTHNISDINAYVEHMKESKQVPLSFGRNLTEHEAVSTTLGFNFKSNQPIVFKRYLEQFGVDLLSDAPYKDVFEDLRSKGLIEQTSDAFIPTLDGESLHEEIISVYLHQRIGSFSEPICRRV from the coding sequence ATGAAAAGTCATACATTTACCTCGACAGGTGAATTAAATTTAGGTAAGCTTTTGGAACGTCATCCAGAACTGCAAATTGACCGCGACAATTACAATATTAATGTTACTGCAAATTATGGAGCAAAGTTATCATCCGAGGAGTTATTTCAACGGTATGTTGAGCATGATGGTTATGGTAAGCCGGCTCATCTTTATTTCCATGTTCCCTTGTGCTCTTATATTTGTCACTTCTGTAACTATGTAAAGAAGCTCCTTCCAAACAAAGAAGGAAATGATGAGATTTTGAATGAGTGGACTCATTTGCTGATCGAAGAGTCTAATCGTTATTTAGCACGTGTACCCTGGTTACCAAAAGCGCGGATAGAATCTTTTTATATTGGAGGAGGAACGGGTTCTCTTTTAAAAGCTGAACAATTATCAAAAATCATGGATCATGTAAGAGAAAATTATTATTTAACTCCAGACTGCGAAATTTCCTTAGAGGGTAATCCAGATAACTATCAGAATGATGAATTGGAACAAGCTATTTCCCTTGGGTTTAATAGATTTAGTGTGGGTGTTCAATCTTTACAAGATGAAGTTAATCAATTTGTTGGTCGTAAGCACGATAGTAAAATGTCACTAGATGCTATTAACAAGCTTTTAGCAACAGAGAAACCTTTTAACGTAGATATCATGTTTGGTTTGCCATTTCAAACTCCACAAAGCGTTGCTAATGATATTCGTGTTTTATGTGAACTAGGTGTACCTACCATAACGATATATCGACTTCGAAATGCAGATCGTCAAAGTATGGGGATTGGAAATCGGTCTTTATGGAATGTTCCAAAACATAGGGAGAGATTGGAAAGAGAAGGCTTGTTTCCCACGCTAGATGAAACTTATCAAATGAGAGAAGCTGTCTTACAAGTCTTTTTGGAGTTTGGGTATCATCCCAGTCCATGTGGTTGGTGGAGCAAACCTGGGGTTTATCCAGAAGGGAATATTCCACGTGTATCACGGAATAAATGGCAAAGATACGACTCCATGATTGCATTTGGTCCTGGGGCATATGGTTGGTTAACCGGTGGGAAGAATGAAATCCTCCAAACACATAACATATCTGATATTAATGCTTATGTTGAACATATGAAGGAGAGTAAGCAGGTTCCTTTATCTTTTGGCCGTAATTTGACTGAGCATGAAGCGGTTTCTACTACATTAGGATTTAACTTTAAGTCAAATCAACCTATCGTTTTTAAAAGATATCTCGAACAATTTGGTGTGGATTTACTAAGTGATGCTCCCTATAAAGATGTGTTTGAAGATCTAAGAAGCAAAGGGTTAATTGAGCAAACAAGTGACGCTTTTATCCCTACGTTGGATGGTGAATCTCTTCATGAAGAAATAATTAGTGTTTATCTTCATCAGCGGATTGGTTCGTTCAGTGAGCCTATTTGTAGGAGAGTATAA
- a CDS encoding ABC transporter ATP-binding protein yields the protein MALIEIVNVSKSYKGNTLFENIDLTIEKGHIYGIVGSNGSGKSVLFKMMCGFVFPDEGTIRVRGMELGKNKRFPDGFGIIIDRPGYMDNLTGFDNLKALAMIKQQISDEQISSVMKLVGLQPHAKQKVKNYSLGMKQKLALAQAIMEEQQILILDEPFNALDQESVDNIRQLLLTFREEGRTIILTSHNQEDIHFLCDHIYRIQNYKLIAHTQ from the coding sequence GTGGCTTTAATTGAGATCGTAAACGTTAGTAAATCATATAAAGGGAATACCTTATTTGAAAATATAGACTTAACAATAGAAAAGGGACATATCTACGGTATTGTTGGCAGTAATGGCTCCGGAAAGTCAGTGTTGTTTAAAATGATGTGCGGCTTTGTCTTTCCAGATGAGGGCACTATTCGGGTGAGAGGGATGGAGCTAGGAAAAAACAAACGATTTCCCGATGGTTTTGGTATCATCATTGACCGTCCAGGTTATATGGATAATCTCACAGGTTTTGATAATCTAAAAGCTCTTGCGATGATTAAGCAACAAATCTCAGATGAACAGATTAGCTCAGTCATGAAATTAGTCGGTCTTCAGCCGCACGCAAAACAAAAGGTGAAAAATTATTCTCTTGGTATGAAACAAAAACTTGCTCTCGCTCAAGCAATAATGGAGGAACAGCAAATTTTGATTCTCGATGAGCCCTTTAATGCCTTAGATCAAGAGAGTGTGGACAATATCCGTCAGTTGTTGCTCACCTTTAGAGAAGAAGGACGGACTATTATTTTAACCAGTCATAATCAAGAAGATATTCATTTCTTATGTGATCATATCTATCGAATACAGAATTACAAATTAATCGCTCATACCCAATGA
- a CDS encoding SAM-dependent methyltransferase, which yields MGEIVLNPIGRVSSPRKDMEDDFWGGIESTIQLDEQQFDELSIKGIEDFSHIEVVFYMHRVPKEKVNLGARHPRNQKKWPQVGVFSQRAKARPNFIGVSRCQLIKVEKLTLTVKSLDAIDGTPVLDIKPYMREFGPIGDVVQPDWSKEVMKWYFIEKEV from the coding sequence ATGGGAGAGATCGTGTTAAATCCAATTGGTCGAGTATCTTCACCGCGAAAAGATATGGAAGATGATTTTTGGGGAGGCATTGAGTCAACTATCCAACTAGATGAGCAGCAATTTGATGAATTATCCATTAAGGGTATTGAAGACTTTTCTCATATCGAAGTGGTCTTTTATATGCATCGTGTTCCTAAAGAAAAGGTTAATCTAGGTGCAAGGCACCCAAGAAATCAAAAGAAATGGCCGCAGGTAGGGGTGTTTTCACAACGGGCGAAAGCGCGTCCCAATTTCATAGGAGTTTCTCGCTGTCAACTGATAAAAGTGGAGAAGCTAACATTGACTGTTAAATCTCTTGACGCTATTGATGGTACACCTGTGTTAGATATAAAACCATATATGCGTGAATTTGGTCCAATTGGAGATGTCGTTCAACCTGACTGGTCGAAGGAAGTGATGAAGTGGTATTTCATCGAAAAGGAGGTTTAA
- a CDS encoding class I SAM-dependent methyltransferase → MIDKRSAKRFNHLAEHFLTSEVHRTSPTIGLLHRLLENDWMDSICDVACGAGHLGISFSGRAKYLVGVDPSERMLENFVKLANEKKIPSKAVQDYAENISLSDSSFDLVTSRLAAHHFYDIQLAVKEMARIAKKEGKVAIIDLEGYEDVELDETNHQLETIHDPTHVRSYTAKEWQGFFNKAGLKNVSVYRGLCEFPSGLATHRWCEIADSGAGANDRIKKVISQLPQTQLEEMNITERNGEFYLSINTLLIIGQK, encoded by the coding sequence ATGATAGACAAAAGAAGTGCGAAACGGTTTAACCATTTAGCAGAGCATTTCCTTACAAGCGAGGTTCATCGTACTAGCCCTACTATCGGTCTTCTTCATCGCTTGCTTGAAAATGATTGGATGGACTCTATTTGTGATGTTGCTTGTGGAGCGGGTCATCTAGGGATATCTTTTTCTGGGAGAGCAAAATATTTGGTCGGTGTTGATCCCTCTGAACGCATGTTAGAAAATTTTGTTAAATTAGCGAATGAAAAGAAGATTCCATCGAAAGCTGTGCAAGATTATGCTGAAAATATATCCTTGAGCGATAGTAGCTTTGACTTGGTTACCTCTCGTTTAGCTGCACACCATTTCTACGATATTCAGCTGGCAGTTAAGGAAATGGCAAGAATAGCTAAGAAAGAGGGGAAAGTTGCCATCATTGATTTAGAAGGATATGAAGATGTTGAATTAGATGAGACGAATCATCAACTAGAAACGATTCATGATCCAACGCATGTACGCAGCTATACTGCAAAAGAATGGCAAGGTTTTTTTAACAAAGCCGGTTTGAAAAATGTGAGTGTCTATCGGGGCTTGTGTGAGTTTCCTTCTGGATTAGCTACTCATAGGTGGTGCGAGATTGCAGATTCAGGAGCTGGGGCTAACGACAGGATTAAAAAAGTTATTTCTCAATTACCCCAGACTCAATTAGAAGAGATGAATATTACTGAACGAAATGGTGAGTTTTATTTATCTATAAACACATTACTAATAATTGGACAAAAGTGA